From the Acidovorax sp. NCPPB 3576 genome, the window CAGAAGACGTCCAGCATCTGGGTATCGAGCGCACCGCGCGCAGCGGGCACGTCGATGAAGACGGCCATGCCCTGCCGGCCCTGGTGCCCGATGTACAGCGCCATGCCGCCATCGGCTGCGTATACGTTGCAGCGGCTTTCCAGCACGCGGCGCAGCACGCTCCACTCGGGCCGGGCGGAAACGGCATCGAACGGCCCGTCGGCGAGGCCAGCGAACCGGCCGGCGGCCGCCAGCACCTGGAACCGGTCCGCAGTCTCTCCCTGCTGCGCGCACACCAGCCCATGGCATGCGACGCCCAGCAATGCCGCCAATTGGGTGATGACGCCCGAGGCGAAAGCCCGCGGATCGGTGGTCTCCAGCAAGGACGCGCTGGACCGCACGATGAGTTCCAGGCTGCGGCGGCTGGCCTCGGCGGCGCACAGCCGCTGGTAGGACCGCACGGAGGTGACGACCAGGGCCAGCAGCCGGTCGTGCGTCAGTTCGGACTTGGGGCGGTAGTCGTTGATGTCGTACTGCAGCAGGGTGTCCAGGTCCGTCGCCGGCCCGGGCTGGTCCGTGCGAAGCACGATGCGCGCGTTGGGCAGGCGGGCGGTGTGGCGGATGAAGTCCACCAGCGCCAGGGCGGTGCCGGCCGCCGCGCCGGTGTCGCCCACCGGCTCTGAAGCCACGTCGAGCAGCACCATCGCCACGTTCGGCTCGCCCATCAGCAACGCACGCGCTTCTTCGCCCGAAAAAGCGTGCCGCGGCACCAGGGCGCGGCCGAAAAGCGTGCGGCCCTGCAGCGCCGCACGCATGGCCGCATGCACGCCTGCGTCGCTGTCCACGACGAGGATGCGCCAGTCGGGCTCGCCCTGCGGTTCGCGGGTGCTGACTGCGCGCGCGGCGGCGACTTCCGGCGCTGGACAGTCGGGCGCCACCCCGGCGTTCATGCGGCAGGCAGGTGGCGGCTGCACGGGGCGAGCGACACGCGATTGCGGCCGCCGCGCTTGGCGACGTACAAGGCCTCGTCTGCCAGACCGTAGGCGTTGTCGAAGGTACCGCCCTGCGCCAGGCAGCTCAGCCCGAAGCTGGCCGTGATGCCGCTGCCATCAGGCAGGTCGAAACGGTGGGACTCGATGGCCTGGCGCAAGGCCTCGGCCACCGGCATCGCCGTATCGTGGCCTTGCCCCGGCAGCACCACGGTGAATTCCTCGCCGCCGACCCGGCCGACCTGCGCGTTCGGGGGCACGACGGCCTGCAGACAGGCGACCACGCCCAGGATCACCCGGTCGCCCATCGGGTGGCCGAAACTGTCGTTGATGCGCTTGAAATGGTCGATGTCCAGCACGATCAGCGCGAGGCCGCCGCTTCGCAGCTGCTGGTTGACCCGCTCGATGATGGCCGCCCGGTTGAGCACGCCGGTCAGCGGGTCGTGGTTGGCTCGGTACTCCAGCTGGGCTGCCAGGTCCTGCAGCCGCAGGTTCAACTGGTTCATTTCCAGCTCCGCCCGGTCGCTGCGGCGCACCAGGCGACGCGTCTCCCGCAGCAGCCGCTCGTAGGCGGCCAGCAGGTCGCCCAGCGCCTGGCGGCAGGGGGCATCCTCCAGGCCGCCATGGCGCTGGTAGGCGCTGCGTGCGGCCAGCAGGGCCTGGTTTTCGGCCTCGAACAGGTCCGGGGGGGTCGCGGCATCCATGGGCATCAGGCCGCGCTGACGGGATGGGTCGAGAAATGGATGGCGGGAAAGTCTTCGCTCAGTTCCTGGCCGAATTCGAGGATGGTGTCGTCTTCCTCATCGTGGTACCAGTGCACCACGACCTCGTTGCCCGCGCCGGCCGCATCGCTGAGTGCCTCGATCAGGTTGAAGAGCATCTTGGTGCTCGAGCTGTTGAAGTAGGCGAGCGCGATGCTCACCTCGATTTTGGTGTCCACCTGCTCGGCCAGATAGGCCCGGAGCCGCGTGAGAACGTCGCCATAGAACGCCGCGGCATTCTCGGGATAGGACTCGCCGCGCAAGCTCAGCGCATGGGCGTCGAACTTGAAGTCCACCTCCGGTGAACTGGGGGTCGCTGCAATATAGAGGTTGTCCATCTGTGATCTCGATTCGTTTGCGGGCTTGGCGCGTCAGATCGCCGCTTTCAGATAGAACACCGGTGC encodes:
- a CDS encoding DUF1987 domain-containing protein — encoded protein: MDNLYIAATPSSPEVDFKFDAHALSLRGESYPENAAAFYGDVLTRLRAYLAEQVDTKIEVSIALAYFNSSSTKMLFNLIEALSDAAGAGNEVVVHWYHDEEDDTILEFGQELSEDFPAIHFSTHPVSAA
- a CDS encoding GGDEF domain-containing protein, giving the protein MDAATPPDLFEAENQALLAARSAYQRHGGLEDAPCRQALGDLLAAYERLLRETRRLVRRSDRAELEMNQLNLRLQDLAAQLEYRANHDPLTGVLNRAAIIERVNQQLRSGGLALIVLDIDHFKRINDSFGHPMGDRVILGVVACLQAVVPPNAQVGRVGGEEFTVVLPGQGHDTAMPVAEALRQAIESHRFDLPDGSGITASFGLSCLAQGGTFDNAYGLADEALYVAKRGGRNRVSLAPCSRHLPAA